In the genome of Vicia villosa cultivar HV-30 ecotype Madison, WI unplaced genomic scaffold, Vvil1.0 ctg.000351F_1_1, whole genome shotgun sequence, one region contains:
- the LOC131627162 gene encoding MLP-like protein 31 — MVLAGKLITELGIKTPADKFFKLFASELHEVQNICERVHHTKLHEGEDWHHSDTVKHWTYVIDGEVHTCNESIEEVDEENKKITYKLFGGDIDNFSVFKLILEVINKADGTAAVRWTIDYVKNNEDVDTPNGWMDYLSKSTRDIDGHLIKGEKVAL; from the exons ATGGTGCTAGCTGGCAAGCTTATTACCGAGCTTGGGATCAAAACACCAGCTGATAAGTTCTTCAAACTCTTTGCTTCAGAACTTCATGAAGTGCAAAACATTTGTGAAAGAGTTCATCATACCAAGCTGCATGAAGGTGAAGACTGGCATCATTCTGATACGGTTAAACACTGGACTTATGTCATAg ATGGGGAGGTACACACATGTAATGAAAGCATTGAAGAAGTTGATGAAGAGAACAAAAAAATCACTTACAAGCTGTTTGGTGGAGATATTGACAACTTTAGTGTTTTTAAGCTGATTCTTGAAGTAATTAATAAGGCTGATGGCACTGCTGCTGTTAGATGGACTATTGATTATGTGAAAAACAATGAAGATGTTGATACTCCAAATGGCTGGATggattaccttagcaaaagcacTAGAGACATTGATGGTCATCTCATTAAGGGAGAAAAGGTTGCTCTATAA
- the LOC131627181 gene encoding uncharacterized protein LOC131627181 — protein sequence MALLYKWRWRILQDSNYLWYSILKARYRDVNLCAANGRGNLKFLKTKLIWWSDLSSLGSKLPEEVFAWNCKFRVGDGYSTSFWHSRWLEEGILMEIFPNLFHSSFLQDVSIASMGGWRNSQWLWLDFGIQLAAALAAANDIQRLGVLLPGTVSTADTDQVKWRPTEDGLFSVLSDYTALSKRIPTKDLLATRGILPLSTNLFCVFCNEIAESSSHSLLSCRNAVVVWKQMSEWLGLDFSMAVDFKGSFSSWRSLCLRKKSKKGKAGCAWLAIVWSLWLCRNGIIFNNTEWNETDVIGGCKALLWRWSFIGKITQFNCNFYEFSKNPLLYLN from the exons ATGGCCCTCTTGTATAAGTGGAGGTGGAGAATTCTTCAAGACTCCAACTATTTATGGTATAGTATATTGAAGGCCCGATACAGAGATGTTAATCTTTGCGCCGCAAATGGAAGAGGTAACTTGAAGTTTCTTAAGACTAAATTGATTTGGTGGTCGGATTTATCTTCTTTGGGGTCCAAGCTTCCGGAGGAGGTTTTTGCATGGAATTGTAAATTCCGAGTAGGCGATGGATATTCTACATCTTTTTGGCATTCGAGATGGTTGGAAGAGGGGATTCTTATGGAAATTTTTCCGAATTTGTTTCACTCTTCTTTTTTGCAGGATGTATCAATTGCTAGCATGGGAGGATGGAGGAATAGCCAATGGCTTTGGCTTGATTTCGGGATCCAGCTCGCGGCTGCCTTGGCCGCTGCAAATGATATCCAGCGGCTTGGCGTGCTGCTGCCAGGGACTGTTTCAACAGCCGATACAGACCAGGTTAAATGGAGGCCGACGGAAGATGGACTCTTTTCGGTTTTGTCTGATTATACCGCTCTGAGTAAAAG GATTCCTACAAAAGACTTGTTGGCAACTAGAGGTATTCTTCCCCTTTCTACCAATCTCTTTTGTGTTTTTTGTAATGAGATAGCTGAATCCTCTAGTCATTCTCTTTTGTCTTGCCGTAATGCGGTGGTGGTTTGGAAACAAATGTCCGAATGGTTAGGATTAGATTTCTCAATGGCGGTTGATTTTAAaggttctttttcttcttggagATCTTTATGCCTTCGTAAGAAAAGCAAGAAGGGTAAGGCGGGGTGTGCGTGGTTAGCTATTGTTTGGAGTCTTTGGCTTTGTAGGAACGGTATCATATTTAACAATACGGAATGGAATGAAACGGATGTTATAGGGGGTTGTAAAGCTTTATTATGGAGATGGTCTTTCATAGGGAAAATTACTCAATTCAACTGTAACTTTTACGAGTTTAGCAAAAATCCTTTGCTATACTTGAATTAG